CGTCAGAGCCTGGAGAAGAACTTTGTCTGTCTGGAGTACTGCATGTTGAAGGAGAAGTCCTTGGCGGGAACCGTTAAAGTCAAAAACGTGTCCTTTGAGAAGTCTGTGAAGCTGCGGGTGACGTTCGACAGCTGGAGGAGCCACACGGACGTAGACTGTGAGTACATGAAGGACACGTATCCCAGCTCGTACAGCGACACCTTCTCCTTCACCGTGTCTCTGCCGGATCAGCTGATGCCTCATGAGCGGGTCGAGTTCGCCGTCTGTTACAAGGTTGATGGACGTGAGTACTGGGACAGCAATGATGGGAGCAACTACAGGATCATCTGGTCCTCCATGAAGAGGAGCCAGCAGAGCGCCTGCAGCCGCCACTCTGACTTTGGGATTCATTTTGACCGATACGGCAGCCCCACCTGCTCACACGGGATCTTCCCTGATTGGTCGAGTTACGCAGGATATGAGAATAGCGGCCCGTACTACTGAACAGGAAGTTTGTGGTGTTTACATCCCACGTTGAGCTTCTGTTGATGTTGCACATCACACACCTGCTGACTCGCCAAAATGTGGACGAACTTCTgaattatttttgtctttgtgtcaggGGTTACCTGGGGTTACCTCAACGCGAAAATATTATGTAACCTTCCTGTTTCTGTTATGTCATTGCTGCTTGACCTGCTAATGgttcttttcattttcagttcatcattttattaatttcttcATTTATTCCAAGTCTTCAGAGATCCTGTTTTGTGCAAGCAGAGGTCCAAAACTCACATATTCAATTTAttgtgatataaaacagagaaaaactgaatatgtttggcatttttgactttacaaaaagaaagaaaaagaaaccataaataaatgattaaatagTTGCAAATTAATTTTCAGTCAGTTGCCTAATCATTTAACCGACCAATAATTTTATCTCCACACAGCCTTACCTCAAAGTAACGGTTATATTTCCCACCAGTTGCTGCCTCTATAGACGGTTTGAactaatggacgtagccacagtgacatcatgGACTCCCGTCTTGCATTTTAGCTGACGCCAgcttggatttttggagtcagaagtgaccataagCTATTCaaaatgctagctgctagcttggttagagTGGTGCaattacagctatggttaacagTGCTAACGCTAATTTTTGCCTGGAAAACACCCAGAAACTTCTGAAGTAGCCACGTTGACATCTCCTGCCTCGAGTTTGCCAAATTGgtcgttgccatcttggattttggagcCACAAGTGACCGTACACATGGTGCTTACTCTAATGCTAGCTGAGGGTCTTTGAGTTTTGGAGCTAGAAGTGgccatatttggatgaaaggGTGGAGCTAACCATAACACTAACTGCTAGCTAGAACATTGCATTTACAGCTACGGCTAAGTGtcataatgctaatgctaattattGCTAGCGTAAATCAAGTTTAAACCCGTTAAAACCTGAACATCCAGGTAGATGTAGCCACTGTAACATCAccctttggtttgtggactccgaTTTttaagcctcaagtttggcattttggccgtcaccatctttGATTTTTGGAGCTAGAAGTAACCGTAGCCAATCCTAATgatagctgctagcttggttagcgcGGTGCCTTTGAAGCTATGGTTAACAGTAAtgatgctaatttttgctacagaaaaacaggcttaaaaccattgaAACAAAATGCACTTTACGTAAACACAGAACAGCCGACTCCTCAGGGAATTTTTCAGttcaaccaaatgctgaacaagatGTTTTTAGGTGACCAAAACGTCACAGTAAAAATTTAGCTTCAGCTACACCCAAACCGTGGTTGGGACTTGGCAATGGATGGCACCCACCTGTAAATCAAAGTGGCCACGTCCTTAATTATGCGTGACATTAAGCTGTAATAAAATCTAAACGACAGAGTTATATCAAAATTCACTCTCTGTAAAGTTgtaatgaatgttgaaattatctaaactgctgtaaacatgtttatttctgctgtaaagacattttaacatgagagtctggggactgactcactcttggagccagcctctagtggacattagaggaactgcagtttatttCTTAGCCCTGGAGGATGCTGCTTCGTCGTCTCAGATGGTTTCTCAACACAACAGCTGAAGTTGTTCCACCATAAAATGTATCAAATGAGTTTCAGTCCAGTTGGAATCAAATGTGCAATTTCTGTCAatgtatgattattttttaaagacgtttaaacaaatgtttacTGTCATGAAATCACTGTGGAGTTCTCAGGTTAAATCTGCATCATGTTATTGATTTGAATGAGATCTGAACTTTGAGGGATGTTTCACTGCAGCGACTCTAAAGTTGAACCTTCAGCAGCTTTTATTTGAACAAGCTgatgtgctggttttgtttgcacAAGAGAACACTAAAGAGAAACAAGGTTTGCTCATGTAAAACATTAGTTTAGCCAGAgcattgattattattatttttttgttttaaacttctttttgtgtgtattttaacatcaGTGTTGAGGGATCGAATGTGTCTGAATGGGATTTTTTAAGTAGGTGTAATCTACTGGTCAGTAAAGCCATACATTTAAAGTTCTTACATTTAAAGTTCTCATTATacgtttttaaatgtttgtgtgttgttcAACTGTACAATCTGCTGTCcgaaaaaaacaataaaattacatatttttataaTCTAAGATCATTATTATGTTCATTTGCACAAATTAACAAAATTGAtaccaacaatgaaaatatacaGGAGGAAGGAGAAACATCTTAAAGGGGCttattgattacttttgattaaataatttaaaacaaattcatattgtatttacaaataaatattctgtgacacttaaaaaaagtttgtgtttaTGAAGGATCTCACAGCTGAAAACAAACCATTTCATTTAGTTTCAAACTCTTTATTTTGGCCCCAAAGGAAAAAGGTTTGGGTTTCATAGTCCTTTTATTTCAaccccaatcaccagaataaatgttggcattgtacttttATGCTAAACAAATGTTGTTATATTTGCTTCCTGTCTAAACAACACTGTGTTAAATGTGTGGTTACATTTATGTTCAAAAATCGCTTTGTTATGACGAGGAAAAGTTCatattttggcttgaaataccgGTTTTGATGGCGCAATCTTGAGTGGGAATGTAGAAATGTCTTGGTAAAGAACAACTGCTGTAATTGCCACTACCTTGGCGGgcaatgcagcgatgtctctgtaaaaaaacactttttgtgacactatTCCTGCAGAAAGCAcaacaatgtcttggtaaagAACAATCGCCATTTCcccaggaaacacagcgatgtctcgGTTAATGGGCAGCACTTATacagcgcctttctagtcatcggACCACTCCAAGTACTTTTGCAACacgtcacattcacacacactggtggccgaggctaccatacatggtgccacctgctactcagtaactaTTCACACCATTGGGCATAATTTGgagttcagtgtcttgcccaaggGTGCTTTGACATGCCGATCGAACTACTGAGCTTCTGATTGGTAGATGATCTGCTTTACCTCTGAGCCGTAGCTGCCCCTCGATAAAAatcaaccactttttgtggcactatctcaCGCGGTGATTTCACggtaaagaaaacacttttcttgCCCTGATATCGGCAGGGAACGTGGTGATGcctttgtaaagaaaactgttTCTTGCCAGTATCTTGGCAATGATGCCTCTGTAAAAAAATCAACCACTTTTCGTGACACTATACCTGCAAAaaacgcagtgatgtcttggtgaACAAGTCTCTTTTCATGACACTATTtcggcaggaaacgcagcgacgTCCCTCTAAAGAGCGaccacttttcgtggcactgtCCCAGCAGGataaacagtgacaggttgccaAAAGAAGAAACATATTTGGTGTCTAAAAAGCTGCTTTAAACAtcaatgactcgctaaatcacACCTGGTTTGTTGGTCATTCTGCAGCTCTACGGACGCCTCACCTCATGTTTCAACGTCCATCAGCTCATATGtgacgtcactttagaaacgttgatgtGACACGTATAAACATGCAAATGTGACGAATCTGTGGTTTACACAAATGTACGATGTTAACATTTTGTTGTAGCGACCGGGCTGCTGATGTAATGTGTTTAGCTGTTTTCCCGTCAGGTTTCTCCTTGTTGTTCCACAATAAGCGAGCCCACTGTCATCATGTCGTCTGTGtacttaacctgcatgtctaCCCTGCATGCCTCCGCTCGTATGACCCTGAGAAAGTAGGACAGTCTCCTGTGAACGTGGCTCTGAAGCTGCTGTGTTTGCACTGCAGGTTAAACAGGTTCACTTATGTAATCAGACTGAGCTGTGTGAGCAGAGCTGACAGGAAGTTCCTATATTCCTCTATCTGATCCTGGATCTGCGGGGGGGGAAACGTGATCAAATTTAAGACGTATTTTAAGATACTTTATGAAAAACAGTATCTGATATTTTTTGATTTACTAAGCAGGTGAGAACGAGGCTGCAAGTtcaagttcttttttttcagtactCAGCTAAGACAGTAGGAGCCAGAGGGATATTTGTGAATGAATGAGAGCTGACAGAGAGTCCTCCTGATCGAACTTGTGCTGAGATTCATGAATACAACAGTCGTATACAGCAGTAAAATCTAAAGTGTAAAGTGGTGTCGATGTTTCAGCACGATTACAGAAGACAACAACAAGGAAAAGAACCAGAATTCAGATAAACCAGGCAGACAGCAGTGACGTACGGGTAAAATGGTGATGCAAAAACTTAGAAGAGAACAGGTGCAGGTGCAGCTGTCGAGGTGCAGGTACATTGTGGGGGTGTacaggtgcaggtgcaggtaAAGGGATACAGGTATGGGTGCAACTACAGCTGTTCAGGTGCAGGTGAAAGAAAacaggtgcaggtgcaggtaGAGGCGTACAGGTGTGCGTAAAGGAAACATTGCAGGTACAAGTACGGGGAAACAGGACAGCTGTACAGGTGCAGGTAAAGGGAACCAGGTGTAGGTACAGCTATAGCTACAGGTGCAGGTGCAGGCATACAGGTACACCTGGATTGGCGCAGGTGAGGATACAGGTGCAGGTCTTGTCCTTCACTTTGGTgacagaagaggaggagtgTGCTGCACGGTGAATGAGGACTGGTGTGTGTCAgcgggaatgtgaggtgctgtcctgttcctgctgtggataaCAGCTGTAACATTTCACCGTTCAGAAGGAACGACTATACAGCCGTCGCGTTGAGGTCGGGATCTGTGGTCAGTTCAATTATCCCACAGCCAAAAACCATGGATCACCAGAACCATCCAGAAGTTGTACCTCGcaaacagatttattttaagAAACTCTCACATCCTTTCTAAAATAGTTATCAGTCAAACAAGTGCATGAGGAAATGTGGAGAGGagtctgcaaaccatggacacGCATTTTGGAAGTGTCGTCTTGTAGATCATTTCTGGAGGGACATACAGTGCCTCCCAAACGAATTCATACCCCTTGAACTTTTCCACATTTTGTCACGTTACAAGCACAAACTTAACTTATTGGGATTTTATGTGATAGACCAGTTGTGAAGTGGAAGGAAAATGATACGTGGTGTTCAAGATTTAGAGTCCACCCGTGTGTCCTTCACTCTCagtacaaacacagctgttgtGTGAAGGCCTCAGAGGTTTGTTAGAGAACATTAGTGAACAAACAGCATCATGCAGACTACGGAACACACCAGACAGGTCAGAGATACAGTTGTGGAGAAGTTTAAAGCAGGGTTAGGTTATAAAAACATATCCCAGGCTTTGAACATCTCTCGGAGCACTGCTCAGTCAATCATCCGAAAATGGAAAGCGTATGGCACAACTGCAAACCTACCAAGACATGGCATCCACCTAAACTGACAGGCCGGGCAAGGAGAGCATGAATCAGACAATGGCCCAGTCAAAGTCCAGACCTAAATCCTCTTGAGAATCTGTAGCAAGACTTGAGAATTGCTGTCCACAGATGCTCTCCATCCAATCTGACTGAACTGGAGCTGTTTTGCAAAGACGAATGGGCAAAGGTTGCAGTCTCTAGATGTGCAAAGCTGGTAGAGACATACCCCAAAAGACTTGCAGCTGTAATTACAGCGAAAGGTGGTTCGACAAAGTATTGACTCAGGGGGGCTGAGCACATATGCACTCCACACTATTCAGATTTTTATACCACCACGTATCATTTTCTTTCCACTTCACAATCATGTGCTACTTTGTGTTCGTCTATCACATAAAATCCCAGTAAAATACATGTAAGTTTGTGCTTGTGATGTGACAAAATGTGGAAAAGTTCAAGGGGTATGAATCCTTTTGGAAGACACTGTATATGATTTACTCAACAAAATATTTGGATTTCAGCCCAGGGACCAGCTGCTGGCCATCGTTGGGGCCAGAGGCTGTGACGAGCAGGAAAAAGAGACACTTCTTACAGCAGCCGAGGAGGTTATAACAGAACTCATGGCACATGGCAGACGGTAAAAGGTTTGGGGAAACGTTTGTGTTTCAACAATCAATATATTATATCACTGTTATGccgatgacacccagctctacctGTCCACCAGGCCTACCTCCACTCTCCCCCCAGATCCCTTTCTGACTGCTTACTGGATATTAAATCATGGCTTTCATGCAACTTTCTCAAACTTAACAGTGATAAAACTGAGGTTCTCCTTGTGGGTACCAACTCTACTCTGGCTAAACTGCACAGTTTCACTCTAACCACTGACACCTCCAAAGTCCGTCCATCCCATCAGGTTAAGAGTCCGGGTGTCATCCTGGACAGTACATTGTCCTTTGAGGCCCACATCCTGTTCTCCAGcaacttcactggcttcctgttgaATATTGGATTGATTTCAAGATTCTGCTTCTCATCTCCAAGCCCCTTCATACCCGTCTGAACTCCTCTTCTGTGCTCCAACCcacatcaccatctgcccgCCTGACTACCATGGGTACTAGAGCCTTCAGccgctctgctcctctcctctggaGCTCTCTCCCCACGACATTCCCAGTATTGACTCcctttccactttcaaatcccatctgaaaacacaccttttcaagctggcGTACTATCATGATTATTCTATACCTGGTGTTTATAACTATGATTTTGTCGAGTCATTTTATTCACTTTTCTTGTATATTACTGAATtctttgattttatgatctatgAATACATTGCtacttgttttgtttactgtgtcttgtaaggtgaccttgagtgtcctgaaaggcgcctataaataaaatgcattattattatcattatattgtCAGTAATTCTCTGGAGATATGGACCCCCtgactttattatttattattattaattattatttaacttTTGGTATCAGTGGTAACAGGGTAAAGGTAGTATTAGGTTTAATAGACTTTCTTCcctttattattgtttttattattattttattagtatttttcttatttattattatttttagcagtttctgtctttttttctcaattattattttaatagtattttttggtttttcttatttattattattttaatagtattttttcttatttattattatttttagtagTATTTTTCGTTCATTATTAGTTTTAATAGTATTTTTtggtttttcttatttattattattttattagtattgtttcttatttattattatttttagtagtatttgtcttgtttattagttttaatagtacttttcctttttcatattttttagtatttgtttttcttttttcttattcatCATTGTTTTTTAgaagtttctttcttttttctcaattattattttaatagtattttttggtttttcgtattttttagtatttatttttcttttttaaaaatttattctcatttttattaggattttttctttttactcatttattattattgttaggattttttcttgtttgttattatttttaatagtacttttttctttttcatatttattagtatttttcctttttttatttgatattatttttattagtaCTTTTTACTACTTGAACGTGTTTATTTAAATCTGCCCAATAAACTTAAatcttttatatatttattcgACTTCCTGCTCATTTGCACGTCACGTCctgcagatggagacagagtCCTCTCTCTGGTGTctgagcagaaacagaaaaataagtcacattagttttttatttttctttctttactgtGTAACTCAGGTTATAATAACCCTTTAATTTACCTGGAGCATTTGTTTATACATGTTGAACCTCTTTAAAGTCTAaagttatatttatattttaataaaatcaaTACCTGGCACTATGAGAGAGTCTTTAAAgccatgaatgtgtgtgtgttttttttttaaatgtactgcTGCATCTCTTTGCTGATTTAAAACCCAAGTTTGACCTGGTCAGAACAATCACTTTCCCCTCtgtgcttcctcctcctcctcctcctctctcagcagcagcagggaggagaaagggaggaggagggctcAGAGATCTGACGCAGTGTGAGCGGCTGCTTCACTTCCACTCCCCGCTCCCAGGAAGAGACCCAGCGGCTCGGGAAGCTCCCACAAACACTCGGATAAACCCGGGCACAGAGCTCCAGAGGTCGGGCTGTGGAGGCCATGAGGACCCCGGTGAGGCACGGAGCGCAGCCGCGGCACCGGAGCTCGGATCGGGGCACGGAGCCGGAGCTGTAACCGCGGAGgtttgttgtcattgtgtgcAGAGTGGCGCAGGAGAAAAGGATGCCTCCGCGGCCGCAGACACTCCTCCTGCTCCCGTCGACTAGATTCATTATTGTCCGACACAAACTGTCCTTTGTCTCCTCCGTGACGGaggctctgctgctgaggagcGCGCTGATTTGTGAAGCACACCGTCCACCATGCTGCCCGCTGCCTCTCCATGAAAACTCTCCATGataacagggaggaggaggaggaggagggttcCGGCTGCAGCGCCATGGAGGACAAGGAGAACAATCTGAGGACGGCCAGGTTGTGGAGGGATGCCGCCCTCCGCTCCAGGAAGCTGCGGAGCAACCTGCGCCAGCTCACCCTCTGCTCCAAAGACAACCAGATCATACTGCCGGAGGATATAGCCGAGATAGAGGTGCTCAACCTGGGCAACAACTCCCTCCAGGAGCTGCCGGACGGGCTGGGATCCTCCCTCAACAACCTGCGCATCCTCGTCCTCCGCAGGAACAAGTTCACCTCTGTCCCGCGGGTGGTGTTTGAGCTGGGGCAGCTGGTGGAGCTGGACATGAGCCACAACTGCCTGAGGAGCCTGTCTGAGGGTGTGGGTCAGCTGAAGGGGCTCAAGAAGCTATGCATCAGTCACAATAAAATCCAGAGCCTGCCGGCTCAGATCGGGGCGCTTCAGGTCCTGGAGGAGCTCGACATCAGCTTCAACGACCTGCACGACTTCCCCAGGTCTTTCTCCAGCCTCACCAAGCTGCGGACTCTGGATGCGGATCACAACAAGCTGAACCAGTTCCCCCCTGAGATCCTGGCCCTCagcgagctggaggagctggactgcTCCGGGAACAAGTTTGAGGTGTTACCAGCCGACGTCATGAAGCTGCAGTCCATCAAGATCCTGTGGCTCAGCAGTCTTCACATGTCCACGTTACCGGACACGTTctgtcagctgcagcacctGGAGAGCCTGATGCTGGACGGGAACGAGCTCACGGCGCTGCCTGCTGCTTTCAGCCTCCTGCAGAGACTCAAGATGATTAATTTGTCCTCTAATGAGTTTGAGAACTTCCCCCAGGTTATTTTGAGCATCACAGGGTTGGAGGAAATTTACCTGAGCAGGAACAAACTGACTCATATCCCAGAGGAAGTGGGGCAGCTGGTGAAGCTGGCCAACCTCTGGCTGGACAACAACAGCATCAACTACCTGCCTGACTCCATCGTGGAGCTGGAGAAGCTGGAGGAGCTCGTTTTACAGGGTAACCAAATAGCCATACTTCCAGATAACTTTGGGAAGCTGTCCAAAGTCAGCATTTGGAAGGTGAAGGACAACCCTCTCATCCAGCCTCCGTACGAGGTGTGCATGAAGGGGATCCCGTACATCGCAGCCTATCAGAAGGAGCTGGCTCATTCGCAGCTCGCTGTGAAGCCGCGGCTGAAACTGGTCCTGATGGGGACAAAAAATGCTGGGAAGACCCGGCTGAGGCAGAGCGTGGTGAGCAAACAGCAGGACGCTAAAGGCGTCCAGGGGAACAAAGGAATCGAAGTGACTAACTGGGTGGCGGACGCTGATCGCTGTCTCACGTTTCTCGTGTATGATCTGTCAGGGAAGCAAAACTACGACCTCATCAAacccttttttctctcccctgGTGCTCTCTACGTCCTCGTCATCAATCTCAAAGCATACTCACCCAAGAACTTTTACGCCCATGTCGGGTatttcctccacctcctcagtGCCAAAGTACCCCACGCCGTTGTGTGCTTGGTGGGCACGCATGCGGACCTGTGTGGGGAGGTGGAGCTGGAGGAGAAGAGTCTGGACATCCACAGGCAGATCGGCCTGCAGGAGAAGAGGGACATCCAGGTCCTGAGGAGCCTGGCTCTGCAGGTGGACCAGGCGCTGGAGCAGGGCTACAACGTCCGCTCCTTTAGCCCTCACGTCCTCTTCTACGGCGTCTCAGACAGGAACCTGAGGCGGAGGAAGTCCCAGCTGCAGTACATGCTGAACCACCGGCTGCAGATCCTGTCTCCTGTGCTGAGCGTCAGCTGCACGGAGACCCAGAGGAACATCCAGAGGCTGAGGGAGAAGCTCATGTCCGTCGCAGACCACAGGGACATCTTCCCCAACCTCCACCGTGTGCTGCCAAAGTCCTGGCAGATGCTGGAGGAGCTGCACTTTAAGCCCAAAGACCTGTGGCTGTCGTGGTGGGACTCAGCCCGTCTGGGCCTGCAGGCGGGGCTCACGGAGGACCGGCTGCAGAGCGCCTTATCCTACCTGCACGAGAGCGGGAAGCTGCTGTACTTTGAGGACAGCATCACTCTGAAGGAATATGTTTTCCACAATCTTCCACGATTCATTGCAATTCTCAACGTCTTCTTCCAGAGGGACGAGTCCTCGCTGCTGGACAGGCTCCTGTcggagggggagaggggggacAAAGGGAGGGTGAGTCTGGTCATAGAGGACGAGAAGGGAGAGAACCTCAGGGTGACCCATCTGCAGCACCACGTGGAGGGCTTCCTCCAACACGGCCTTCTGCCCTCCAACGTCATCCGCCTGCTCCTCAGGCCGCTCATCCAGACCCAGCAGGACCTCCACCTCATCATGGAGCTGCTGGAGAAGATGGGGATCTGCTACTGCATCAACAAACCCCGCA
The sequence above is drawn from the Epinephelus fuscoguttatus linkage group LG18, E.fuscoguttatus.final_Chr_v1 genome and encodes:
- the ppp1r3b gene encoding protein phosphatase 1 regulatory subunit 3B; the protein is MPIDMALPLYLSKEEFVYRTSPKTCKPALNSCLRFQPSPCVEQMEPTDGRSSRKDSRKAKKQVTFADHKGLSLTRVKLFSQFTDPIDIPVNIQEMLSSALSLTAEEDKLVLDFTQPSSDYLHFRQSLEKNFVCLEYCMLKEKSLAGTVKVKNVSFEKSVKLRVTFDSWRSHTDVDCEYMKDTYPSSYSDTFSFTVSLPDQLMPHERVEFAVCYKVDGREYWDSNDGSNYRIIWSSMKRSQQSACSRHSDFGIHFDRYGSPTCSHGIFPDWSSYAGYENSGPYY
- the mfhas1 gene encoding malignant fibrous histiocytoma-amplified sequence 1 homolog, whose translation is MKTLHDNREEEEEEGSGCSAMEDKENNLRTARLWRDAALRSRKLRSNLRQLTLCSKDNQIILPEDIAEIEVLNLGNNSLQELPDGLGSSLNNLRILVLRRNKFTSVPRVVFELGQLVELDMSHNCLRSLSEGVGQLKGLKKLCISHNKIQSLPAQIGALQVLEELDISFNDLHDFPRSFSSLTKLRTLDADHNKLNQFPPEILALSELEELDCSGNKFEVLPADVMKLQSIKILWLSSLHMSTLPDTFCQLQHLESLMLDGNELTALPAAFSLLQRLKMINLSSNEFENFPQVILSITGLEEIYLSRNKLTHIPEEVGQLVKLANLWLDNNSINYLPDSIVELEKLEELVLQGNQIAILPDNFGKLSKVSIWKVKDNPLIQPPYEVCMKGIPYIAAYQKELAHSQLAVKPRLKLVLMGTKNAGKTRLRQSVVSKQQDAKGVQGNKGIEVTNWVADADRCLTFLVYDLSGKQNYDLIKPFFLSPGALYVLVINLKAYSPKNFYAHVGYFLHLLSAKVPHAVVCLVGTHADLCGEVELEEKSLDIHRQIGLQEKRDIQVLRSLALQVDQALEQGYNVRSFSPHVLFYGVSDRNLRRRKSQLQYMLNHRLQILSPVLSVSCTETQRNIQRLREKLMSVADHRDIFPNLHRVLPKSWQMLEELHFKPKDLWLSWWDSARLGLQAGLTEDRLQSALSYLHESGKLLYFEDSITLKEYVFHNLPRFIAILNVFFQRDESSLLDRLLSEGERGDKGRVSLVIEDEKGENLRVTHLQHHVEGFLQHGLLPSNVIRLLLRPLIQTQQDLHLIMELLEKMGICYCINKPRSKPLNGATAWYKFPSYVSSEEPRAEASAGGSSLPLCHFFSVEQLHIQYSFPFLFPPGLFARFSVQINSHVVQRSDGRHQIFAYRGKVPVVISHRPSKGKLQVETLSIASHASLPNIWTAWQAITPLVEELNVLLQEWPGLHYSVHILCSKCLKRGSSNPHAFPGELLSQPRPDGLTEIICPKNGSERVNVALVYPPTPTVLSPCLK